The following coding sequences lie in one Gouania willdenowi chromosome 5, fGouWil2.1, whole genome shotgun sequence genomic window:
- the LOC114463999 gene encoding uncharacterized protein LOC114463999 isoform X1, whose amino-acid sequence MPSCCVVSCTKRSTNNPGLKFYNIPAGSHPFHKNRRDLWLRAIKRDKWSEAEIKNARICGSHFISGKASMDFDSPDFVPSIFPDKRRENSSSNTKKKMERYDRKRKRDANKSHHTPKNAKRKLDVETIPNITNSEEPSVEQPSRTEGAPEFIPKAQFDEMKLLYDRLHTDHTNLTQDFLALRKENEELKKKLGMLTFGYNSVTVDNERLKFFTGLTSLTVFVWLVNILKRNILLVSQKMSVEDHLLLVLIKLRLGISNRDIAYRFQIPVSTVSRTLRTCLPVLSAVLKPLIKWPSKEAVQENMPVAFKRKFCKCRCVIDCMEICIDRPTHLTARAQTWSSYKHNHTVKYLVGVTPAGAISFLSPGWGGSVSDKQITVESGFLDLVEEGDEVLADRGFLFGDELAAHGATLKIPFFTKGVKQMSAQDDDSSRQLSRVCFHVEKVIGRWKRFRILQSIIPISQADLLDDIVIVCGGLTNLCPGVI is encoded by the exons atgccatCGTGTTGTGTTGTTAGTTGCACAAAGAGGAGTACCAACAATCCAGGACTTAAGTTTTACAACATACCGGCTGGTTCACACCCTTTTCACAAGAATAGACGAGACTTATGGTTACGTGCTATTAAACGAGACAAATGGTCTGAAGCTGAGATCAAGAATGCACGTATTTGTGGTTCTCATTTTATATCTG GAAAGGCATCTATGGACTTTGATAGTCCAGACTTTGTCCCTTCAATCTTTCCAGACAAAAGGAGAGAGAACAGCAGTTctaatacaaagaaaaaaatggagaG GTACGACAGGAAGCGAAAGAGGGATGCTAACAAAAGTCATCACACCCCGAAGAACGCTAAGAGAAAGCTGGACGTTGAGACCATTCCTAATATCACCAACTCAGAAGAACCCTCTGTTGAGCAGCCAAGTAGAACAG aaGGAGCTCCAGAGTTCATCCctaaagcacagtttgatgagATGAAGCTGCTGTACGACCGTCTTCATACAGACCATACAAATCTGACCCAAGATTTTTTGGCACTCAGGAAAGAAAACGAAGAGCTCAAGAAAAAGCTCGGAATGTTAACGTTTGGCTATAACAGTGTTACAGTTGATAATGAAAGACTGAAATTTTTCACAGGTTTGACGAGCCTTACAGTGTTTGTTTGGCTTGTAAACATTCTTAAAAGAAATATACTTTTGGTCTCACAAAAGATGTCAGTTGAAGACCACTTGCTGTTAGTGCTAATTAAGTTAAGGTTGGGCATAAGCAATAGAGATATTGCATATAGATTTCAAATACCTGTCAGCACCGTTTCCAGAACATTACGGACCTGCCTTCCCGTATTGTCTGCTGTGTTAAAACCACTCATAAAATGGCCAAGCAAAGAGGCCGTACAGGAGAATATGCCAGTTGCGTTCAAGAGAAAATTTTGCAAGTGTCGATGTGTAATAGACTGCATGGAAATATGTATTGATCGCCCCACACATTTAACAGCTAGAGCACAAACTTGGTCCAGCTACAAGCATAACCATACAGTGAAATATCTAGTAGGTGTTACCCCTGCGGGTGCTATATCATTCTTATCGCCAGGGTGGGGAGGCAGCGTTTCGGATAAGCAAATAACTGTAGAGTCGGGATTTCTAGATTTAGTAGAAGAAGGAGATGAAGTTTTGGCAGACAGAGGTTTCTTGTTTGGGGATGAACTGGCTGCCCATGGAGCAACCTTGAAAATCCCATTTTTTACCAAAGGTGTAAAACAAATGTCTGCACAAGACGACGACTCATCAAGGCAACTTTCCCGTGTTTGCTTCCATGTAGAAAAGGTCATAGGGCGGTGGAAACGTTTCAGAATATTGCAGTCCATCATTCCAATTTCTCAAGCTGACCTTCTGGATGATATTGTGATAGTATGTGGGGGGCTGACGAACCTATGTCCtggtgtcatttaa
- the LOC114463999 gene encoding uncharacterized protein LOC114463999 isoform X3: MPSCCVVSCTKRSTNNPGLKFYNIPAGSHPFHKNRRDLWLRAIKRDKWSEAEIKNARICGSHFISDKRRENSSSNTKKKMERYDRKRKRDANKSHHTPKNAKRKLDVETIPNITNSEEPSVEQPSRTEGAPEFIPKAQFDEMKLLYDRLHTDHTNLTQDFLALRKENEELKKKLGMLTFGYNSVTVDNERLKFFTGLTSLTVFVWLVNILKRNILLVSQKMSVEDHLLLVLIKLRLGISNRDIAYRFQIPVSTVSRTLRTCLPVLSAVLKPLIKWPSKEAVQENMPVAFKRKFCKCRCVIDCMEICIDRPTHLTARAQTWSSYKHNHTVKYLVGVTPAGAISFLSPGWGGSVSDKQITVESGFLDLVEEGDEVLADRGFLFGDELAAHGATLKIPFFTKGVKQMSAQDDDSSRQLSRVCFHVEKVIGRWKRFRILQSIIPISQADLLDDIVIVCGGLTNLCPGVI; the protein is encoded by the exons atgccatCGTGTTGTGTTGTTAGTTGCACAAAGAGGAGTACCAACAATCCAGGACTTAAGTTTTACAACATACCGGCTGGTTCACACCCTTTTCACAAGAATAGACGAGACTTATGGTTACGTGCTATTAAACGAGACAAATGGTCTGAAGCTGAGATCAAGAATGCACGTATTTGTGGTTCTCATTTTATATCTG ACAAAAGGAGAGAGAACAGCAGTTctaatacaaagaaaaaaatggagaG GTACGACAGGAAGCGAAAGAGGGATGCTAACAAAAGTCATCACACCCCGAAGAACGCTAAGAGAAAGCTGGACGTTGAGACCATTCCTAATATCACCAACTCAGAAGAACCCTCTGTTGAGCAGCCAAGTAGAACAG aaGGAGCTCCAGAGTTCATCCctaaagcacagtttgatgagATGAAGCTGCTGTACGACCGTCTTCATACAGACCATACAAATCTGACCCAAGATTTTTTGGCACTCAGGAAAGAAAACGAAGAGCTCAAGAAAAAGCTCGGAATGTTAACGTTTGGCTATAACAGTGTTACAGTTGATAATGAAAGACTGAAATTTTTCACAGGTTTGACGAGCCTTACAGTGTTTGTTTGGCTTGTAAACATTCTTAAAAGAAATATACTTTTGGTCTCACAAAAGATGTCAGTTGAAGACCACTTGCTGTTAGTGCTAATTAAGTTAAGGTTGGGCATAAGCAATAGAGATATTGCATATAGATTTCAAATACCTGTCAGCACCGTTTCCAGAACATTACGGACCTGCCTTCCCGTATTGTCTGCTGTGTTAAAACCACTCATAAAATGGCCAAGCAAAGAGGCCGTACAGGAGAATATGCCAGTTGCGTTCAAGAGAAAATTTTGCAAGTGTCGATGTGTAATAGACTGCATGGAAATATGTATTGATCGCCCCACACATTTAACAGCTAGAGCACAAACTTGGTCCAGCTACAAGCATAACCATACAGTGAAATATCTAGTAGGTGTTACCCCTGCGGGTGCTATATCATTCTTATCGCCAGGGTGGGGAGGCAGCGTTTCGGATAAGCAAATAACTGTAGAGTCGGGATTTCTAGATTTAGTAGAAGAAGGAGATGAAGTTTTGGCAGACAGAGGTTTCTTGTTTGGGGATGAACTGGCTGCCCATGGAGCAACCTTGAAAATCCCATTTTTTACCAAAGGTGTAAAACAAATGTCTGCACAAGACGACGACTCATCAAGGCAACTTTCCCGTGTTTGCTTCCATGTAGAAAAGGTCATAGGGCGGTGGAAACGTTTCAGAATATTGCAGTCCATCATTCCAATTTCTCAAGCTGACCTTCTGGATGATATTGTGATAGTATGTGGGGGGCTGACGAACCTATGTCCtggtgtcatttaa
- the LOC114463999 gene encoding uncharacterized protein LOC114463999 isoform X2: protein MPSCCVVSCTKRSTNNPGLKFYNIPAGSHPFHKNRRDLWLRAIKRDKWSEAEIKNARICGSHFISGKASMDFDSPDFVPSIFPDKRRENSSSNTKKKMERYDRKRKRDANKSHHTPKNAKRKLDVETIPNITNSEEPSVEQPSRTGAPEFIPKAQFDEMKLLYDRLHTDHTNLTQDFLALRKENEELKKKLGMLTFGYNSVTVDNERLKFFTGLTSLTVFVWLVNILKRNILLVSQKMSVEDHLLLVLIKLRLGISNRDIAYRFQIPVSTVSRTLRTCLPVLSAVLKPLIKWPSKEAVQENMPVAFKRKFCKCRCVIDCMEICIDRPTHLTARAQTWSSYKHNHTVKYLVGVTPAGAISFLSPGWGGSVSDKQITVESGFLDLVEEGDEVLADRGFLFGDELAAHGATLKIPFFTKGVKQMSAQDDDSSRQLSRVCFHVEKVIGRWKRFRILQSIIPISQADLLDDIVIVCGGLTNLCPGVI from the exons atgccatCGTGTTGTGTTGTTAGTTGCACAAAGAGGAGTACCAACAATCCAGGACTTAAGTTTTACAACATACCGGCTGGTTCACACCCTTTTCACAAGAATAGACGAGACTTATGGTTACGTGCTATTAAACGAGACAAATGGTCTGAAGCTGAGATCAAGAATGCACGTATTTGTGGTTCTCATTTTATATCTG GAAAGGCATCTATGGACTTTGATAGTCCAGACTTTGTCCCTTCAATCTTTCCAGACAAAAGGAGAGAGAACAGCAGTTctaatacaaagaaaaaaatggagaG GTACGACAGGAAGCGAAAGAGGGATGCTAACAAAAGTCATCACACCCCGAAGAACGCTAAGAGAAAGCTGGACGTTGAGACCATTCCTAATATCACCAACTCAGAAGAACCCTCTGTTGAGCAGCCAAGTAGAACAG GAGCTCCAGAGTTCATCCctaaagcacagtttgatgagATGAAGCTGCTGTACGACCGTCTTCATACAGACCATACAAATCTGACCCAAGATTTTTTGGCACTCAGGAAAGAAAACGAAGAGCTCAAGAAAAAGCTCGGAATGTTAACGTTTGGCTATAACAGTGTTACAGTTGATAATGAAAGACTGAAATTTTTCACAGGTTTGACGAGCCTTACAGTGTTTGTTTGGCTTGTAAACATTCTTAAAAGAAATATACTTTTGGTCTCACAAAAGATGTCAGTTGAAGACCACTTGCTGTTAGTGCTAATTAAGTTAAGGTTGGGCATAAGCAATAGAGATATTGCATATAGATTTCAAATACCTGTCAGCACCGTTTCCAGAACATTACGGACCTGCCTTCCCGTATTGTCTGCTGTGTTAAAACCACTCATAAAATGGCCAAGCAAAGAGGCCGTACAGGAGAATATGCCAGTTGCGTTCAAGAGAAAATTTTGCAAGTGTCGATGTGTAATAGACTGCATGGAAATATGTATTGATCGCCCCACACATTTAACAGCTAGAGCACAAACTTGGTCCAGCTACAAGCATAACCATACAGTGAAATATCTAGTAGGTGTTACCCCTGCGGGTGCTATATCATTCTTATCGCCAGGGTGGGGAGGCAGCGTTTCGGATAAGCAAATAACTGTAGAGTCGGGATTTCTAGATTTAGTAGAAGAAGGAGATGAAGTTTTGGCAGACAGAGGTTTCTTGTTTGGGGATGAACTGGCTGCCCATGGAGCAACCTTGAAAATCCCATTTTTTACCAAAGGTGTAAAACAAATGTCTGCACAAGACGACGACTCATCAAGGCAACTTTCCCGTGTTTGCTTCCATGTAGAAAAGGTCATAGGGCGGTGGAAACGTTTCAGAATATTGCAGTCCATCATTCCAATTTCTCAAGCTGACCTTCTGGATGATATTGTGATAGTATGTGGGGGGCTGACGAACCTATGTCCtggtgtcatttaa